TACCGCAGACCAGGTGAAGAAGCTCCGCGACGCGACCGGCGCGGGGATGATGGAGTGCAAGTCGGCGCTGACCGAGGCCAACGGCGACTTCGAGGGCGCGATGACGCTGCTCCGCAAGCGAGGCCTGGCGACGGCGGCGAAGAAGGCCGGCCGCGCCACCTCCGAGGGGCTGATCGGCCACTACATCCACATGGGCGGCAAGATCGGCGTGCTCGTCGAGATCAACTGCGAGTCCGATTTCGTGGCGCGCACCGACAAGTTCCAGGAGCTGACCAGGGAGATCGCGATGCACGTCGCCGCCGCCAGCCCGACCTACGTCCGCCGCGAGGAAGTGCCCGCCGACGTGATCGCTCGCGAGAAGGACATCTACCGCGACCAGGTGAAGGACAAGCCGGCGCAGGTGATCGACAAGATCGTCGAGGGCAAACTCAACAGCTACTACCAGCAGTTCTGCCTGCTGGATCAGGCTTCGGTGCGCGACCCCAATGTCACGATCGGGCAGCTCGTGCAGGACGCCATCCGCATCCTGGGCGAGAACATCACGGTCGCGCGCTTCGTCCGCATGAAGGTGGGCGAACAAACGGCCTGAAACATCGGGTGATCGGGTGATCACCCGATTACCCGATCACCCGATATAATTGCGGGATATGACAGCGCGTTACGAGCGGGTCCTGCTGAAGCTCTCCGGTGAAGCCCTGATGGGGGAACACCAGTTCGGCATTGACCCCGCCGTGACGACCCAGATCGCCAAGGACATCGCCGAGATCCAGGGGCTCGGCGTCCAGGTCGGCGTGGTCATCGGCGGCGGCAATCTGTTCCGGGGCCTGGCGGCGAGCGCCAAGGGAATGGACCGGGCGACCGCCGACTACATGGGCATGCTGGCCACCGTGATCAACGGCCTGGCCCTGCAGGATTCTCTCGAGAAGAACGGCGTCACCACCCGCGTGCTGAGCGCCATCGAGATGCGCGCGGTCGCCGAACCCTTCATCCGCCGCCGCGCCGTCCGCCACCTCGAAAAAGGCCGCGTCGTCGTTTTCGCCGCCGGTACCGGCAATCCCTATTTCACGACCGACACCGCGGCGGCCTTGCGTGCGATGGAGATCAAGGCCGACGTGATCCTCAAGGGCACCAAGGTCGACGGCATCTATACCGCCGATCCGATGCTCGATCCGACGGCGACCAAGTACGAGCGCATCTCGTACATCCAGGTCCTCGGACGCGGCTTGAAGGTCATGGACGCGACCGCCATTTCCCTGTGCATGGACAACAAGCTGCCGATCGTGGTGTTCAACCTGCGCACGGCGGGCAACATCCGCCGCGTGATCACGGGCGAGACCGTCGGCACCACCGTCACCGCTGAATGAGGACATATGGACGTCAGTGATCTGAAGGGGCTGTTTGGCGAAGTCAAGACGCGCATGGACGGTCAGCTCGACCACGTGCGCCGCGAGCTTGGCGGCGTGCGCACGGGCCGCGCCTCGGTCAACATCCTCGACGCCGTGCACGTCGACGCGTACGGCTCGGCCTTGCCGCTGAACCAGGTCGCATCGCTGTCGGTGCCGGAGCCAACGTTGATCGTCGCGCAGCCGTTCGATCCGTCGCTGCTCGGCGCGATCGAAAAGGCGATCCGAGGCGCCAACCTCGGCCTCAACCCCGCCAACGACGGCAAGGTCGTCCGCATCCCGCTGCCGGCGCTCACCGAGGAGCGCCGCAAGGAGATGTCGAAACTGGTGCACAAATTCGCCGAGGACGGGCGCAACGGCGTCCGCCAGGTGCGCCGCGACGCGAACGACAAGCTGAAGAAGCTCCTCAAGGACCACACGATCTCCGAAGACGACGAGCGCAAGAGCCTCGACGAGGTCCAGAAGATCACCGACCAGCACGTTGCCCTGATCGACGACATCCAGAAGAAGAAGGACGCGGAGCTGCTCGGAAAGTAGCCGATCGGCGCCATCGCCCGTCGGCCTCCGCCAATGAGCTTCTTCACCGACCTCCAATGCAGCGTCCCCTGCAGCGCTGAGCGCTACGACGGGCGGGTGGAACAACACCTCTGCCCCACATGCGGCATGCCGCTGCTCGCCCGCTACGACCTGGCCGCCGCGCGCGCCTGGAGGCGGGACTCGCTCGCCGGCCGCGAGGCGTCGATGTGGCGCTATCGCGAGATGATGCCGCTCTTCGACGGCGAGCAGCCGGTATCGCTTGGCGAAGGCTGGACGCCGCTCATTCACTCGGCGAGACTCGGCGCGGCGCTCGGACTCCCCCGCCTCTTCGTCAAGGACGAATCGCTCAATCCGACCAACTCGTTCAAGGCGCGCGGACTGTCGGCCGCGGTGACCAGGGCGAAGTACCTCGGCGCCAGGACGCTGTCCGTGCCGTCGGCTGGCAACGCCGCGAACGCGATGGCCGCCTATGCGGCGGCGGCGGGCATTCCAGCCCGGGTCTTCATGCCGAAGGACGTCAAGGTCCCCTTCATCCGCGAGTGCGAGCTCTACGGCGCCGACGTCACGCTCGTCGACGGCCTGATCACCGACGCCGGCCGCGTCGCCGCCGAGCAAGGCAAGCCGCTCGGCTGGTACGACGTCTCGACGCTGAAAGAGCCTTACCGCATCGAAGGAAAAAAGACGATGGCCTACGAGCTGGGGGAACAGCTCGACTGGCAGTTCCCCGACTGGATCGTCTATCCGACCGGCGGCGGCACCGGCATGGTCGGGATGTGGAAGGCGTTCGAGGAAATGGAAGCGATCGGCTGGAAGCAGCCGGGACGCCGGCCGAAAATGGTCTCGGTGCAGGCCGAGCACTGCGCGCCGATCGTCAAGGCCTTCGACGAAGGCAGGGAACGCTCGGAGCTCTACCCCAACGCGCGCACGGTGGCCGACGGCCTGCGCGTGCCGAAGGCGATCGGCGACTTCCTCGTCCTGCGCGCGGTGCGCGAGAGCGGTGGCACCGCGCTCGCCGTCTCCGACGCCGAGATGGTGCGCGACATGAAAGAGCTGGGCGCGATGGAGGGGATCAGCGCGGCACCCGAGGGCGGCGCGGCGCTCTCAGCGCTCAAGCACTTGCTGGCCCGCGGCCTCGTCGCCTCCTCCGACACCGTGGTGCTCTTCAACACCGGCGGCGCGCTCAAGTACCTCGATGTGCTCGAGCGGTAACGATTCGCTCCGCAGTTGACGCGTCTGCGCGTCAGTCGTTCATCACGAACGCCCACAGCGTGTCGCCGGCGCCCACCACCACGTACTGCAGCCCGTCCATCTCGTAGGTGATCGCTCCGTTGCTGACCGGCGCGCGGAGGCTCGCGTGCCACAGCGGATCGCCGGTCGCCGCGTTCAGCGCGACGAAATTGCCGCTCGATCCGTCGCCCGTGAAGAGCAGGTTGCCCGCCGTGGTCAGGATGCCCGACATGCCGCCCCCTTCCCACGCATGGCTCCAGCGCACCTTGCCGGTCTTGTAGTCGACGGCCTGCACCTTGTACTGGGACCACCCGCCGCGGTCGGTGCCGCCCCATCCCTGCGGGTTGTCGCCCGGATCGTAGATGTACCAGACGCTGTAGGCCTGCGCCGCGCTGACGTAGAACAGCCCCGTCTGCGGATTGAACGACGGCGGCGGCCAATTCGCGGCGCCCCCCTGGTTCGGCGTCACCAGCGCGCCGGCGATCTGCGGGTTCTTGTCGGGGTTCGGGATCGGCTGTCCCCTCTCGTTGAAACCGGTGGACCAGTTGGTGTGCACGAACTCCGACGAGACGAGCGCCTTGCCGGTGGCGCGATCGAGGACGTAGAACTTGCCGTTGCGCGACGCCTGCGCCAGCAGCTTGCGCGGCTGCCCGTCGAACTCGCCGTCGAAGAGGACCGGCGTCTGCGTCGCGTCCCAGTCGTGCGTGTCGTGCGGCGACGACTGGAAGTACCACTTCATCGTCCCGTCATCCGGATTCAGCGCCACGATGCTGGCGGTGAACAGGTTGTCGCCCATCCGGTTCTTGAACGCGACGACCGGCTGCGGGTTGCCGGTGGTGACATAGATCAGGTTCAGTTCTTGATCGTAGGTGACTGGCTGCCAGGTCATGCCGCCGCCATGCTGCGCCGCCTCGAGGTTCGGCCACGACTCGATCCCGGCGTCGCCGGCCTTCTGCGGCACGACGTACCAGCGCCATTCGCGCTCGCCCGTCTCGGCGTCGTGCGATTCGAGATAGCCCGGCACGTCGAGATCGTCGCCGCTGACGCCGGCGATCACGTGGGTGCCGACGATGATCGGCGCGACCGAGGCGTAATAGTACTGATCGAGGTTGCAGAGATTCTTGCGCCAGCGCTCCTTGCCGTCCTTGATCGTCAGCGACACGAGGTTGCAGTCGCGCGTCTCGACGTAGAGGTAGTCGCCCTTGACGGCGGCGCCGCGATTGCCGATCGGAATGCCGCCGAGCGACTTGTTCTCCCAGTGCCAGATCTCGCGGCTGCTACGCGCGTCGATCGCCCAGACGTGGTCCGGCGCGGTGAGATAGATGACGCCGTTGATCATCAGCGGCGTGCCCTTGATCGGGCCGGCGCCAGGTGCGCTCAGGCGGTAGGTCCAC
This sequence is a window from Vicinamibacterales bacterium. Protein-coding genes within it:
- the frr gene encoding ribosome recycling factor; translated protein: MDVSDLKGLFGEVKTRMDGQLDHVRRELGGVRTGRASVNILDAVHVDAYGSALPLNQVASLSVPEPTLIVAQPFDPSLLGAIEKAIRGANLGLNPANDGKVVRIPLPALTEERRKEMSKLVHKFAEDGRNGVRQVRRDANDKLKKLLKDHTISEDDERKSLDEVQKITDQHVALIDDIQKKKDAELLGK
- a CDS encoding threonine synthase, whose protein sequence is MSFFTDLQCSVPCSAERYDGRVEQHLCPTCGMPLLARYDLAAARAWRRDSLAGREASMWRYREMMPLFDGEQPVSLGEGWTPLIHSARLGAALGLPRLFVKDESLNPTNSFKARGLSAAVTRAKYLGARTLSVPSAGNAANAMAAYAAAAGIPARVFMPKDVKVPFIRECELYGADVTLVDGLITDAGRVAAEQGKPLGWYDVSTLKEPYRIEGKKTMAYELGEQLDWQFPDWIVYPTGGGTGMVGMWKAFEEMEAIGWKQPGRRPKMVSVQAEHCAPIVKAFDEGRERSELYPNARTVADGLRVPKAIGDFLVLRAVRESGGTALAVSDAEMVRDMKELGAMEGISAAPEGGAALSALKHLLARGLVASSDTVVLFNTGGALKYLDVLER
- a CDS encoding acido-empty-quinoprotein group A, with the protein product MKRFMLLAVLLSSAALAAQQPMPTDAWPSYNGDYTGRRFSTLTKVTDKNVQHLSLAWTYRLSAPGAGPIKGTPLMINGVIYLTAPDHVWAIDARSSREIWHWENKSLGGIPIGNRGAAVKGDYLYVETRDCNLVSLTIKDGKERWRKNLCNLDQYYYASVAPIIVGTHVIAGVSGDDLDVPGYLESHDAETGEREWRWYVVPQKAGDAGIESWPNLEAAQHGGGMTWQPVTYDQELNLIYVTTGNPQPVVAFKNRMGDNLFTASIVALNPDDGTMKWYFQSSPHDTHDWDATQTPVLFDGEFDGQPRKLLAQASRNGKFYVLDRATGKALVSSEFVHTNWSTGFNERGQPIPNPDKNPQIAGALVTPNQGGAANWPPPSFNPQTGLFYVSAAQAYSVWYIYDPGDNPQGWGGTDRGGWSQYKVQAVDYKTGKVRWSHAWEGGGMSGILTTAGNLLFTGDGSSGNFVALNAATGDPLWHASLRAPVSNGAITYEMDGLQYVVVGAGDTLWAFVMND
- the tsf gene encoding translation elongation factor Ts, with protein sequence MAITADQVKKLRDATGAGMMECKSALTEANGDFEGAMTLLRKRGLATAAKKAGRATSEGLIGHYIHMGGKIGVLVEINCESDFVARTDKFQELTREIAMHVAAASPTYVRREEVPADVIAREKDIYRDQVKDKPAQVIDKIVEGKLNSYYQQFCLLDQASVRDPNVTIGQLVQDAIRILGENITVARFVRMKVGEQTA
- the pyrH gene encoding UMP kinase, giving the protein MTARYERVLLKLSGEALMGEHQFGIDPAVTTQIAKDIAEIQGLGVQVGVVIGGGNLFRGLAASAKGMDRATADYMGMLATVINGLALQDSLEKNGVTTRVLSAIEMRAVAEPFIRRRAVRHLEKGRVVVFAAGTGNPYFTTDTAAALRAMEIKADVILKGTKVDGIYTADPMLDPTATKYERISYIQVLGRGLKVMDATAISLCMDNKLPIVVFNLRTAGNIRRVITGETVGTTVTAE